A window of the Enterobacteriaceae bacterium 4M9 genome harbors these coding sequences:
- the wcaF gene encoding colanic acid biosynthesis acetyltransferase WcaF has product MQDLRGFSVPKGFRGGGAIKVQLWWAVQATLFAWSPQIAYRWRAFLLRLFGARIGKNVVIRPSVKITYPWKLTVGDYAWVGDDAVLYTLGAISIGANAVVSQKCYLCTGSHDYMSAHFDINAAPIVIGEKCWLATDVFVAPGVTVGDSTVVGARSSVFSSLPPDSICRGNPAKAVRRRCVQAQAA; this is encoded by the coding sequence ATGCAGGATTTACGCGGATTCTCGGTGCCGAAAGGCTTTCGGGGTGGGGGTGCTATTAAAGTTCAACTGTGGTGGGCGGTGCAGGCAACATTATTTGCCTGGTCGCCGCAAATAGCCTACCGCTGGCGTGCTTTCTTATTACGGCTGTTTGGTGCGCGCATTGGAAAAAACGTGGTGATTCGCCCATCGGTAAAAATTACTTATCCGTGGAAATTAACCGTGGGTGATTATGCCTGGGTGGGCGATGACGCGGTGCTTTATACCCTGGGCGCTATTTCCATTGGTGCCAACGCGGTGGTATCGCAGAAGTGCTATTTGTGTACCGGCAGCCACGATTATATGAGTGCGCATTTTGATATTAACGCCGCACCTATTGTGATTGGCGAGAAATGCTGGCTGGCAACTGACGTCTTTGTAGCACCAGGAGTCACGGTGGGTGACTCCACGGTAGTTGGCGCGCGCAGCAGTGTTTTTAGCTCACTGCCGCCAGACAGCATCTGCCGGGGCAACCCGGCGAAAGCGGTACGCCGACGCTGCGTACAGGCACAGGCGGCATAA